The following are encoded in a window of Haloarcula halophila genomic DNA:
- a CDS encoding complex I NDUFA9 subunit family protein, with product MDVLVAGGTGFIGQYLCRELDSRGHDVTALARNPHGGSLPDGVTRKEGDVTDYDSIEGAFEGQDAVVFLVALSPLFKPNGGDEMHERVHLGGTENCLRAAEEHGVDRFLQMSALGADPNGDTHYIRAKGKAEGAVEDSDLEWTIVRPSIVFGDGGEFVSFTKQLKGMFAPGVPLYPLPGGGDTMRFQPILVDEFVPVLADILEEEGHAGQTYEVGGPETLTLREVTNTVYDAEGKSITIVPLPMPMAKIGLTVLGNLGFKMGQDQYESLDFDNVPAENDLEALGRDPSDLTTLGEYLRGA from the coding sequence ATGGACGTACTCGTAGCCGGCGGGACCGGATTTATCGGGCAGTACCTGTGTCGGGAACTCGACAGTCGAGGGCACGACGTCACCGCACTGGCGCGGAACCCACACGGGGGGTCGCTGCCCGACGGTGTGACCCGCAAGGAAGGCGACGTGACAGACTACGATAGCATCGAAGGCGCCTTCGAAGGACAGGACGCCGTCGTCTTCCTCGTCGCGCTGTCGCCGCTGTTCAAGCCCAACGGCGGCGACGAGATGCACGAGCGAGTTCACCTGGGCGGCACGGAGAACTGTCTCCGGGCGGCCGAGGAACACGGCGTCGATCGGTTCCTCCAGATGAGTGCGCTCGGCGCGGACCCGAACGGTGACACCCACTACATCCGTGCGAAGGGGAAAGCGGAGGGTGCCGTCGAGGACTCCGACCTGGAGTGGACGATCGTTCGGCCCTCGATCGTCTTCGGCGACGGCGGCGAGTTCGTCAGTTTCACCAAGCAACTCAAGGGGATGTTCGCCCCCGGCGTTCCGCTGTATCCGCTTCCCGGCGGCGGCGACACCATGCGGTTCCAGCCGATCCTGGTCGACGAGTTCGTCCCGGTTCTCGCCGACATTCTGGAAGAAGAGGGCCACGCCGGCCAGACCTACGAGGTCGGTGGCCCCGAGACGCTCACGCTCCGGGAGGTGACGAACACGGTCTACGACGCCGAAGGCAAGTCGATCACGATCGTCCCGCTCCCGATGCCGATGGCCAAGATCGGGCTCACCGTCCTGGGGAACCTTGGTTTCAAGATGGGACAGGATCAGTACGAGTCGCTGGATTTCGACAACGTCCCCGCGGAGAACGATCTCGAAGCGTTGGGTCGTGACCCGAGTGACCTGACGACGCTCGGTGAGTATCTCCGGGGCGCATAA
- the tmk gene encoding dTMP kinase — translation MLVTLEGLDGSGKTTVWERLRADDGVPDDAVFTREPTESWYGDAVQRSIDDPDADSLAELFLYTADHAAHLADTVRPALQDDRLVVSDRYSDSRYAYQGATLADSPHLTDPLEYVREVHEPWTRPPDLTVYLDLDPETAARRSGATNKFETADYLATVRANYERLVEDDPGRFVRVDATQSPEAVYTAVRDALPERL, via the coding sequence ATGCTCGTCACGTTGGAGGGACTGGACGGGAGCGGCAAGACGACCGTCTGGGAACGGCTCCGGGCCGACGACGGCGTCCCCGACGACGCCGTCTTCACCCGGGAACCGACCGAGAGTTGGTACGGTGACGCCGTCCAGCGTTCGATCGACGACCCCGACGCCGACTCACTGGCGGAACTGTTCCTCTATACCGCCGACCACGCTGCCCACTTGGCTGACACTGTCCGGCCGGCACTGCAGGACGACCGGCTCGTCGTCTCCGACCGGTACAGTGACTCCCGCTACGCCTACCAGGGTGCGACACTCGCAGACTCTCCTCATCTCACGGACCCGCTGGAGTACGTCCGGGAGGTCCACGAACCGTGGACCCGTCCACCCGATCTGACGGTGTATCTCGATCTCGACCCGGAGACTGCGGCCCGGCGCAGCGGCGCGACGAACAAGTTCGAGACAGCAGACTATCTCGCGACTGTCCGTGCCAACTACGAACGCCTCGTCGAGGACGACCCCGGCCGGTTCGTCCGTGTCGACGCGACACAGTCGCCCGAGGCTGTCTATACCGCCGTTCGTGACGCGCTACCGGAACGGCTCTAA
- a CDS encoding Lrp/AsnC ligand binding domain-containing protein: MVDAFIMLKTDTGKSSDLLAEVQSLAGISEAHIVAGQYDIVAEASGEVYDVMQSVATRVRDIEGVLDTRTYVCLE; encoded by the coding sequence ATGGTCGACGCGTTCATCATGCTCAAGACAGACACCGGAAAGTCCAGCGACCTCCTCGCGGAGGTACAGTCGTTGGCAGGCATCTCCGAGGCCCACATCGTCGCGGGCCAGTACGATATCGTCGCGGAAGCCAGCGGCGAGGTGTACGACGTGATGCAATCGGTCGCGACGCGAGTCCGGGACATCGAGGGCGTACTGGACACGCGGACCTACGTCTGTCTGGAGTAG
- a CDS encoding potassium channel family protein has protein sequence MRFVIVGAGRVGLRTARVLRESDHAVVLIEHDESAVERARNAGFEVIAGDGALEDTLEEADLDAADALAALTGDLNDNFVACMVAKEHGCRTVMRIDEDYREEIYQRYAQDVDEVIYPERLGAIAAKNALLGGNIRAVADIAHNLQLVELSITDSSPMRGYSLSELELPANSRLLAHAKGDGPLTVPDPDQTLDLDDSLVVLADFDVLGDVRSLVVGEADRATALGGA, from the coding sequence ATGCGATTCGTTATCGTGGGTGCAGGTCGCGTCGGACTGCGCACCGCACGCGTCTTGCGTGAGAGCGACCACGCGGTCGTCCTCATCGAGCACGACGAGAGTGCGGTCGAGCGGGCCCGCAACGCCGGGTTCGAGGTGATCGCTGGCGACGGCGCGCTCGAGGACACACTCGAAGAAGCCGACCTCGATGCGGCGGACGCGCTGGCGGCGCTGACCGGTGACCTCAACGACAACTTCGTCGCTTGCATGGTGGCAAAGGAACACGGCTGTCGGACCGTCATGCGGATCGACGAGGACTACCGCGAGGAGATCTACCAGCGCTACGCCCAGGACGTCGACGAAGTGATCTACCCCGAACGGCTGGGCGCAATCGCCGCCAAGAACGCCCTCTTGGGCGGGAACATCCGGGCCGTCGCCGACATCGCTCACAACCTCCAGTTGGTGGAACTGTCGATCACCGACTCCTCCCCCATGCGGGGGTACTCCCTCTCGGAACTGGAGTTGCCTGCCAACTCACGGCTGCTCGCGCATGCGAAAGGCGACGGTCCGCTGACCGTCCCGGACCCGGACCAGACGCTCGACCTCGACGACAGCCTGGTCGTCCTGGCCGACTTCGACGTCCTCGGTGACGTCCGGAGCCTCGTCGTCGGGGAGGCCGACCGCGCGACCGCGCTTGGAGGTGCCTGA
- a CDS encoding Lrp/AsnC family transcriptional regulator encodes MVTAYVMIKANTGDADRLRDEIEAVEGVLEAHIVAGDVDLIAKVEVDSPAAVKDVAATHIQGIDGVASTQTYIAMD; translated from the coding sequence ATGGTTACTGCCTACGTCATGATCAAAGCGAACACGGGAGACGCCGACCGACTCCGAGACGAGATCGAGGCCGTCGAGGGGGTGTTGGAGGCCCACATCGTCGCTGGAGACGTCGACCTCATCGCGAAAGTCGAGGTCGACAGCCCCGCGGCCGTCAAGGACGTTGCGGCGACCCACATCCAGGGCATCGACGGCGTCGCGAGTACGCAAACGTATATCGCGATGGACTAG
- a CDS encoding DUF5813 family protein yields the protein MTDVPSDVADTFDRRDAFVAGQEGYAVDSTRFDGYVTASEGERWETEYEVTVRAPTLQAATADEVGEAVADGWFETLQRRLEDAPKATRVSVELDEYTVERDGEEVVVTFRFSLGSESQAADVAKTFVEYVEGTYVEGIVPGYDYVGVVADLMDSASTGGSEGTRGGTPL from the coding sequence ATGACCGATGTACCCAGCGACGTAGCTGATACCTTCGACCGCCGGGACGCGTTCGTCGCCGGCCAAGAGGGGTACGCCGTCGACTCGACGCGGTTCGACGGGTACGTGACCGCCAGCGAGGGAGAGAGATGGGAGACGGAGTACGAGGTGACCGTCCGAGCGCCGACGCTCCAGGCCGCGACCGCCGACGAGGTGGGCGAGGCCGTCGCCGACGGCTGGTTCGAGACCCTGCAGCGCCGGCTCGAAGACGCGCCCAAGGCAACGCGTGTCTCGGTAGAACTGGACGAGTACACCGTCGAACGCGACGGCGAGGAGGTCGTCGTCACCTTCCGGTTCAGTCTGGGCAGCGAGTCCCAGGCGGCCGACGTGGCCAAGACCTTCGTCGAGTACGTCGAGGGGACCTACGTCGAGGGGATCGTCCCCGGCTACGACTACGTCGGCGTCGTCGCCGATCTGATGGATTCGGCGAGTACCGGCGGGAGCGAGGGGACCCGCGGCGGGACGCCGCTGTAG
- a CDS encoding HD domain-containing protein — protein sequence MPTDDLIKELRARVKTAAHSETNVFGPGIWKHHILRVVDNAQQLAAELDADHKTVTIAALLHDYASLIDPEYIDEHHEHGARIAEETLENRITEPRLATVKRCIRAHRASSGPSPESPAAHCVASGDGMAHIQAVPSLLRAAYVNREMSVEDGAGWVNTKIERSWEKLHPVAAEAVREEYHAARTVLDGDWSFDGSSAVAFRDH from the coding sequence ATGCCGACCGACGATCTCATCAAAGAGTTGCGAGCGCGTGTGAAGACTGCCGCACATAGTGAGACAAACGTATTCGGGCCTGGGATCTGGAAACACCACATTCTACGGGTAGTGGATAACGCACAGCAACTCGCCGCCGAGCTTGACGCCGACCACAAGACGGTTACTATCGCTGCTCTTTTGCACGATTATGCCTCGCTGATCGATCCGGAATATATCGACGAACACCACGAACACGGTGCCCGGATTGCAGAGGAGACACTCGAAAACCGAATCACGGAGCCACGACTCGCGACAGTGAAACGGTGTATCAGAGCGCATCGTGCCAGTAGTGGCCCGTCCCCGGAGTCACCAGCGGCACACTGCGTCGCAAGTGGGGATGGGATGGCACACATTCAGGCGGTCCCCTCGTTGCTACGAGCGGCCTACGTCAACCGGGAAATGTCCGTGGAAGACGGGGCTGGGTGGGTCAACACCAAGATAGAACGTAGCTGGGAGAAACTTCATCCCGTTGCGGCTGAGGCCGTTCGTGAGGAGTATCACGCCGCGAGGACGGTTTTAGACGGTGATTGGTCGTTTGACGGCAGCAGCGCAGTCGCGTTTCGTGATCACTGA
- a CDS encoding ferredoxin, which yields MTDPDEPVDPSDIGTSDAPSIEDKPYKIIFEANKCFGAGKCAEVSGTWSLDLDTGIAKPETYYIDEADLDHNVAAAEACPAKKDRGVIHVVDRRTNEEIAPDPNGDGTLSVDW from the coding sequence ATGACTGACCCGGACGAACCGGTCGATCCGAGCGATATCGGAACGAGCGACGCCCCGTCGATCGAAGACAAGCCCTACAAGATCATCTTCGAGGCCAACAAGTGCTTCGGCGCGGGCAAGTGCGCCGAGGTCTCCGGGACGTGGTCGCTGGACCTCGACACCGGCATCGCCAAACCCGAGACGTACTACATCGACGAGGCAGACCTCGATCACAACGTCGCCGCCGCGGAAGCCTGTCCCGCCAAGAAAGACCGCGGGGTCATCCACGTCGTCGACCGCCGCACGAACGAGGAGATCGCCCCCGACCCCAACGGAGACGGGACGCTCTCCGTCGACTGGTAA
- a CDS encoding metallophosphoesterase has translation MPDAADDAVYYVISDLHIGGDEQLEHVEFLDELLAFLERLETTDEDAELLINGDAFGLWEFTGIDGPQKFDILVEKYPELFEQFRATGETIPITLLPGNHDHELAAYDEYVEWFAEYNVDLVQAESITRPVGDRTIWFEHGHQQDPNNRIEDFGNPNASPLGYYYNTLVTSRAGQLSDRGRFNWLKDVQAVTPTERMPNWLVSKYFYREMNPLIRYAIIPFLFLFNVSAVLAILAGLDLAGIWSLPVTQTEAFLGQFGQAGATVYLILSVNVAVAGLLLIVGIPVSFLIRDVRKTIDRFGIFETELTVDPDEPYTDAARAVFDEHPETAIYCYGHTHRPRTTELDGRLLVNTGTWLKRLHRRDVIAGRLPPVFYPSYQLCAVRIAAEDEGIVVDYQGIDKPNPSVEELTRTERLLTLGREPDPSLPDRQIVTPEDD, from the coding sequence ATGCCAGACGCCGCCGACGATGCAGTCTACTACGTCATCAGTGACCTCCACATCGGCGGTGACGAGCAGCTGGAACACGTCGAGTTCCTCGACGAACTCCTGGCGTTTCTCGAGCGCCTGGAGACGACCGACGAGGACGCGGAACTGCTCATCAACGGCGACGCCTTCGGCCTCTGGGAGTTCACCGGGATCGACGGCCCCCAGAAGTTCGATATCCTCGTCGAGAAGTATCCAGAACTGTTCGAACAGTTCCGGGCGACCGGCGAGACGATCCCGATCACGTTGCTTCCCGGGAACCACGACCACGAACTGGCGGCCTACGACGAGTACGTCGAGTGGTTCGCCGAGTACAACGTCGATCTGGTCCAGGCCGAGTCGATCACCCGCCCGGTCGGCGACCGAACGATCTGGTTCGAGCACGGCCACCAACAGGACCCGAACAACCGGATCGAGGACTTCGGCAACCCCAACGCGTCGCCGCTTGGCTACTACTACAACACGCTCGTGACCAGTCGAGCCGGCCAGCTCTCCGACCGGGGCCGGTTCAACTGGCTGAAAGATGTCCAGGCGGTGACGCCGACCGAGCGGATGCCGAACTGGCTCGTCTCGAAGTACTTCTACCGGGAGATGAACCCGCTGATACGGTACGCCATCATCCCGTTCCTGTTCCTGTTCAACGTCAGCGCGGTGCTGGCGATCCTCGCCGGGCTGGATCTCGCGGGTATCTGGTCGCTCCCGGTCACTCAGACGGAGGCGTTCCTCGGGCAGTTCGGCCAGGCCGGTGCGACGGTGTACCTGATCCTGTCGGTCAACGTCGCCGTCGCCGGCCTGCTGTTGATCGTCGGCATCCCGGTGTCGTTCCTGATACGGGACGTCAGGAAGACGATCGACCGCTTCGGGATCTTCGAAACCGAACTGACCGTCGATCCCGACGAGCCGTACACGGACGCCGCCAGGGCAGTGTTCGACGAACACCCCGAGACGGCGATCTACTGCTACGGCCACACGCACCGACCGCGGACGACCGAACTCGACGGTCGGCTGCTCGTCAACACCGGAACGTGGCTGAAGCGACTCCACCGGCGGGACGTCATCGCCGGCCGGCTCCCGCCGGTGTTCTATCCCTCCTACCAGCTCTGTGCCGTCCGTATCGCGGCCGAAGACGAGGGAATCGTCGTCGACTACCAGGGGATCGACAAACCCAATCCCAGCGTGGAGGAACTCACCCGGACCGAGCGGTTGCTCACCCTGGGTCGAGAGCCGGACCCGTCGCTCCCGGATCGGCAGATCGTCACCCCCGAGGACGACTGA
- a CDS encoding MOSC domain-containing protein — translation MAHIERLTVYPVKALDGMDRETSEIRPGGTLALDREFALHDADGDAYNGKQAVEVHDLTTTFVPSTRTLTVDSPDDRCEFALGSEDGRARAAEWFSDFFGVDLELVRDTDRGYVDRREMGPSVISTATLETVASWFDDVTVDGARRRLRANVEVGGVPAFWEDRFVGTDAPAFEAGGVRIEGVTPCGRCVVPERDPDTGEPTPEFRERFVERRQATFPDWADPDAFDHFYTLMLIARVPEADRGKTIAVGDAVEVVDG, via the coding sequence GTGGCACACATCGAGCGACTCACCGTCTATCCGGTCAAGGCACTGGACGGCATGGACCGCGAGACGAGCGAGATCCGCCCCGGTGGGACGCTCGCGCTCGACCGCGAGTTCGCGCTCCACGACGCCGACGGGGACGCGTACAACGGGAAGCAAGCCGTCGAGGTCCACGACCTGACGACGACGTTCGTACCGTCGACACGAACGCTGACGGTCGACTCTCCGGACGACCGCTGTGAGTTCGCGCTCGGGAGCGAGGACGGCCGAGCGCGGGCAGCCGAGTGGTTCAGCGACTTCTTCGGTGTCGACCTCGAACTGGTTCGCGATACCGATCGGGGCTACGTCGACCGGCGGGAGATGGGGCCGTCGGTGATCAGCACGGCCACGCTGGAGACCGTCGCCTCGTGGTTCGACGACGTGACCGTCGACGGGGCGCGCCGACGGCTCCGCGCCAACGTCGAGGTCGGCGGGGTTCCGGCCTTCTGGGAGGACCGCTTCGTCGGGACCGACGCGCCGGCGTTCGAGGCCGGCGGCGTCCGTATCGAAGGCGTGACCCCCTGTGGCCGCTGTGTCGTCCCGGAACGGGACCCCGACACTGGCGAGCCGACGCCGGAGTTCCGCGAGCGGTTCGTCGAGCGCCGCCAAGCGACGTTCCCCGACTGGGCCGACCCGGACGCGTTCGACCACTTCTACACGCTGATGCTCATCGCTCGGGTCCCCGAGGCCGACCGCGGGAAGACCATCGCGGTCGGCGACGCGGTCGAGGTCGTCGACGGGTAG
- a CDS encoding peptidylprolyl isomerase, with protein sequence MSDLTATLHTTEGDIEIELYDERVPRTVEAFVDHATEADDYDAASVGPGEGAWEDPESGEKRIDPLYTDIEIHRIIEDFMIQMGDPTGTGRGGPGYQFDDEFHDELTHDDAGVVSMANAGPDTNGSQFFITLDAQPHLDGKHAVFGRVIDGMDVVEAIGNVETDRNDAPKSELLLESVEIHD encoded by the coding sequence ATGAGCGATCTGACAGCGACCCTGCACACGACAGAGGGCGACATCGAGATCGAACTGTACGACGAGAGAGTTCCCCGAACGGTCGAGGCGTTCGTCGACCACGCGACCGAGGCGGACGACTACGACGCCGCTTCGGTCGGTCCCGGCGAGGGCGCCTGGGAGGACCCCGAGAGCGGCGAGAAGCGTATCGACCCGCTCTATACCGACATCGAGATCCACCGGATCATCGAGGACTTCATGATCCAGATGGGCGACCCGACCGGCACCGGCCGGGGCGGCCCGGGCTACCAGTTCGACGACGAGTTCCACGACGAGTTGACCCACGACGACGCCGGCGTCGTCAGCATGGCAAACGCCGGTCCCGACACCAACGGCTCGCAGTTCTTCATCACGCTGGACGCCCAGCCCCACCTCGACGGGAAACACGCCGTCTTCGGCCGCGTCATCGACGGGATGGACGTCGTCGAGGCGATCGGCAACGTCGAGACCGACCGCAACGACGCTCCCAAATCAGAACTGCTGCTCGAATCCGTCGAGATCCACGACTGA
- a CDS encoding alpha/beta fold hydrolase, with protein sequence MAPTPPDGDHWTVPDDGRAWDHATAETNGVTLHTVTAGPEDGDLVVLLHGFPEFWYAWHHQIEPLAEAGYRVVAPDLRGYNCSEKPEGVRAYDIDELVADVVGLIDGISRDTAHVVGHDWGGLLAWYVAARGDVVDRLAILNAPHPSAYERALRSSPTQVAKSWYVFFFQLPILPEAAFRARDFRVIEEMLTDTAVRADAFSETDIRYYKTALGRPGALTAAVNYYRAMARRSARRLLTRAGAPELPVERPTLLLWGEQDRALDVSLTEGLDRWVSDLRIERFPDASHWVQFDAPERVTDSLLAHLAGGERTQ encoded by the coding sequence ATGGCACCGACGCCTCCCGACGGCGATCACTGGACGGTTCCCGACGACGGCCGGGCGTGGGACCACGCGACCGCCGAGACGAACGGGGTCACGCTCCACACTGTCACGGCCGGCCCCGAGGACGGCGACCTGGTCGTCCTGTTGCACGGCTTCCCGGAGTTCTGGTACGCCTGGCACCACCAGATCGAACCGCTGGCGGAAGCCGGCTATCGGGTCGTCGCACCGGATCTCCGCGGATACAACTGTTCGGAGAAACCCGAGGGTGTGCGTGCCTACGACATCGACGAACTCGTCGCGGACGTGGTCGGCCTGATCGACGGAATCAGCCGCGATACGGCCCACGTCGTCGGCCACGACTGGGGCGGACTCCTGGCCTGGTACGTCGCTGCCCGGGGGGACGTGGTGGACCGACTGGCAATATTGAACGCTCCCCACCCGTCAGCGTACGAGCGGGCGCTGCGCTCGTCGCCGACACAGGTGGCCAAGTCGTGGTACGTCTTCTTCTTCCAACTCCCGATACTCCCGGAAGCCGCCTTCCGCGCTCGGGACTTCCGGGTAATAGAGGAGATGCTGACCGACACAGCGGTCCGTGCGGACGCGTTCAGCGAGACGGATATCCGGTACTACAAGACCGCACTCGGGCGGCCGGGCGCACTGACTGCGGCCGTGAACTACTACCGGGCGATGGCCCGCCGGAGCGCGAGACGGCTGCTGACCCGCGCCGGCGCACCCGAACTCCCGGTCGAGCGACCGACGCTGCTCCTCTGGGGAGAACAGGACCGGGCGCTCGACGTCTCGCTGACGGAGGGTCTCGACCGCTGGGTGTCGGACCTCCGGATCGAGCGGTTCCCCGACGCGAGCCACTGGGTACAGTTCGACGCGCCCGAGCGCGTGACCGACTCACTGCTTGCCCACCTCGCCGGCGGGGAGCGTACGCAGTGA
- a CDS encoding anthranilate phosphoribosyltransferase produces the protein MAQATREYGEWPLKRLMTEVVGSGHKSADDMTRDQAREAFQRILGGEPDHTTLGAFWLANRWKRNTPEELGAYVDVMHEESAVTAEPEADPVDCGANYDGKGRSAIFGVAAGLVAAAAGTPVVVHSGDRVPTQKQDAYKHVLDELGVRTEIDPQESADMVDDVGFGFYYQPAFNPGIDALFDRRDNMGVRSFVNTVETLANPAGADVHLGSFYHLAFAKKMVRTLTNSEQSTVSRALFFQGMEGYDDVRPGETIVAEWPVEGAKSDEEDIADFEIRTADYGMDVVSEDLQVEDVAEESAAITEAVLTGEREDGFADAVALNAALRIYAREDADSIEEGLEQARAAIEDGSAADALDALRAF, from the coding sequence ATGGCTCAAGCGACCCGGGAGTACGGCGAATGGCCGCTCAAACGACTGATGACCGAGGTCGTCGGCTCCGGTCACAAGTCCGCCGACGACATGACACGCGATCAAGCCCGGGAGGCGTTCCAGCGCATCCTCGGCGGCGAACCCGATCACACGACGCTCGGCGCGTTCTGGCTCGCCAATCGCTGGAAGCGCAATACGCCCGAGGAACTGGGCGCCTACGTCGACGTGATGCACGAGGAGTCGGCCGTCACCGCCGAACCCGAGGCCGACCCCGTCGACTGTGGCGCGAACTACGACGGCAAGGGTCGGTCCGCCATTTTCGGTGTCGCCGCAGGTCTCGTCGCGGCCGCCGCCGGCACGCCCGTCGTCGTCCACTCGGGCGATCGGGTACCGACACAGAAACAGGACGCCTACAAGCACGTGCTGGACGAACTCGGCGTCCGAACGGAGATCGACCCCCAGGAGAGCGCCGACATGGTCGACGACGTGGGCTTTGGCTTCTACTACCAACCGGCGTTCAACCCCGGGATCGACGCGTTGTTCGACCGGCGTGACAACATGGGCGTGCGCTCCTTTGTCAACACCGTCGAGACGCTGGCCAACCCCGCCGGCGCCGACGTCCACCTGGGGAGCTTCTATCACCTCGCGTTCGCGAAGAAGATGGTCCGCACCCTCACCAACTCCGAACAGAGCACCGTCTCGCGGGCCCTGTTCTTCCAGGGGATGGAGGGGTACGACGACGTCCGCCCCGGCGAGACCATCGTCGCCGAGTGGCCCGTCGAGGGCGCCAAGTCCGACGAGGAGGACATCGCGGACTTCGAGATCCGCACCGCCGACTACGGCATGGATGTGGTCAGCGAGGACCTCCAGGTCGAGGACGTGGCCGAGGAGTCAGCGGCGATCACCGAGGCGGTCCTGACCGGCGAGCGCGAGGACGGCTTCGCCGACGCCGTCGCGCTCAACGCCGCGTTGCGCATCTACGCCCGCGAGGACGCCGACAGCATCGAAGAAGGTCTCGAACAGGCCCGGGCGGCGATCGAGGACGGCAGCGCCGCCGACGCGCTCGACGCGCTCCGGGCGTTCTGA
- a CDS encoding Lrp/AsnC family transcriptional regulator, whose product MSLQSGDWRERIDDVDAALIDGFQSDFPIEERPFEAVGRELGVDPAEALDRVRRLRDDGVFRRFGPVLNPPVIGSSTLAAVSAPEDRFDEVAEVINGYRQVNHNYARDHEWNMWFVVTAGSRATRDEIIADIEARTGCDVLVLPMLTDYYIDLEFPVVNGDRFAREARSDSGAPDERADPRAGERLDQTDASATRISEDAAADLSELDRRLLLEIQEGFPLTATPYRDVADAVGAEVQDVLAAVEKLLADNCIKRIGCVVNHIVTGFDSNCMVVWDVPDDALDERGQAVGELPYVTLCYHRPRRPDQAWSYNLFTMIHGRESEAVDAKIDDLATAHLPYDHDRLYSTATLKQTGARYDDIVGE is encoded by the coding sequence ATGAGCCTCCAGTCGGGTGACTGGCGCGAGCGTATCGACGACGTGGACGCTGCTCTCATCGACGGGTTCCAGAGCGACTTTCCGATCGAGGAACGGCCCTTCGAGGCGGTGGGTCGGGAACTGGGCGTCGACCCCGCGGAGGCACTCGACCGCGTCCGCCGGCTCCGGGACGACGGCGTCTTCCGGCGGTTCGGCCCCGTCCTCAACCCGCCGGTGATCGGCTCCTCGACGCTCGCCGCGGTCAGCGCCCCCGAGGACCGGTTCGACGAGGTAGCCGAGGTGATCAACGGCTATCGTCAGGTCAACCACAACTACGCACGCGACCACGAGTGGAACATGTGGTTCGTCGTCACCGCCGGCTCGCGGGCCACACGCGACGAGATCATCGCCGACATCGAGGCCCGGACCGGCTGTGACGTGCTCGTGCTCCCGATGCTGACCGACTACTACATCGACCTGGAGTTCCCGGTCGTCAACGGGGACCGGTTCGCCCGGGAGGCACGCTCGGACAGCGGGGCTCCGGACGAGCGAGCGGACCCGCGAGCCGGAGAGCGTCTCGATCAGACCGACGCCAGCGCCACCCGAATCAGCGAGGACGCCGCCGCGGACCTCTCGGAGCTGGACCGCCGGCTCCTCCTGGAGATCCAGGAGGGGTTCCCGCTGACGGCGACCCCGTATCGGGACGTCGCGGACGCGGTCGGCGCCGAGGTTCAGGACGTCCTCGCCGCAGTCGAGAAACTGCTCGCGGACAACTGCATCAAACGGATCGGCTGCGTGGTCAACCACATCGTCACCGGCTTCGACAGCAACTGCATGGTCGTCTGGGACGTACCCGACGACGCGCTGGACGAGCGCGGGCAAGCCGTCGGCGAACTGCCGTACGTGACGCTGTGTTACCACCGGCCGCGTCGGCCGGACCAGGCGTGGTCGTACAACCTCTTTACGATGATCCACGGCCGGGAGAGCGAGGCCGTCGACGCGAAGATCGACGACCTGGCGACGGCCCACCTCCCCTACGATCACGACCGGCTCTACTCGACCGCGACGCTGAAACAGACCGGGGCACGGTACGACGACATCGTCGGCGAGTGA